The sequence TGCGGGAGTCCTGGCAGGCGGTGGTCAGCCCCGCCACCACGGTCAGCGCGGTGACCGCGACGGCGATCCGGCGAATCCTCATCGATTCGGTCCTTTCAGATGACGGTCTGGCTGGAGGTGGACATCGAGGGCCGCCACCGCAGCAGCCGGTTCTCGAGGTTTCCGATGCCCCACTCGGCGACCAGTGCGACGACGGTGATGATGATCATGGCGGCGTAGATGCCCGCCGAATCGAAGGTGCCCTGCGCGTTCGAGATGAGGAAGCCGATGCCCGCCTTGGACCCGGCGTACTCGCCGACGACCGCGCCGATCAGCGCGAAGCCGAACGCGGTGTGCAGCGACGAGAGGATCCAGGACGTCGCGCTCGGCAGCACGATCGCCTTGATCACCTGCATCCGGCCCGCGCCGAGGATGCGTGCGTTGTCGATCAGGTTGCGGTCCACTTCGCGGGCGCCGGTGAAGGCGTTGAAGAACACCACGAAGAAGACCAGCACGACGACGGTCGCGACCTTCGACGCGAGCCCCAGCCCGAACCAGATCACGAACAGCGAAGCGAGCACGATGCGCGGCACCGCGTTGGCGGCCTTGATGAACGGCGCGAGCACGTCGGCCAGGTACCGGCTGCGGCCCAGGATGACACCGAAGATCACGCCCGCGACGGCACCGATCGCGAAGCCGACCAGCGCCTCTTCGACGGTGACCCACAGCTGGTACCAGAGCGAGCCGAAGTCAGTGCCGCTGGTGACCCACTCGACCAGCCGCTGCCAGATGCGCGACGGCTTCGAATAGAAGAACGGGTCGATCCAGTAGGTCGCGGTCAGCTCCCAGCTGCCGAGCCAGACGACGACCAGGGCCAGCCGCAGCAGCCACGTGTTGCGCTTGCGCCGCGACGACGCCCGCTTCGCCCGCGTGAGGATGTCCTGCTCGGTTTCCAGCACCGGCAGGGAGGCAGCCGGAGCCGCGGAGGTCTCAAGCGACATTTGCCGCTCCCTTCTCGCGGGCCTTGTCGACCTCGCTGCGCAGTGATTCCCAGATGTCCGCGTAGAGCTTGCGGAACTCGTCGGTGAGCCGGAGGTCCTCGACCTTCCGCGGCCGCTCCAGCGGGATCTCGAAGACGTCCTTGACGGTGGCCGGCGACGTCGTCAGCACGACGACCTTGTCCGCCAAGGCGATCGCCTCGTCGAGGTCGTGCGTCACGAAGATGACCGCCGCACCGGACCCCGACCACAGCCGCAGCAGCTCGTCCTGCATCAGCGCCCGCGTCTGGACGTCCAGCGCCGAGAACGGCTCGTCCATCAGCATGATCTTCGGCTTGGTGACCAGCGTCTGGGCCAGCGCGACGCGCTTGCGCATACCGCCGGAGAGCTGGTGCGGGTAGTACTTCTCGAACCCGGCGAGCCCGACGCGGGCGATCCAGTCGACGGCCTGCGCGCGGGCCTCGGCCTTCGGCACGCCGCGGAAGCGCGGGCCGGAGGCGACGTTGTCGAGCACCGAGCGCCACGGCATCACGGCGTCGGTCTGGAACATGTAGCCGACCCCGTCCGGGATGGACTTCACGTCCTCGCCGTTCACCCGCACCCGGCCGGCGGACGGCGGCTGCAGCCCGGAAACCAGCGAGAGCGTCGTCGACTTGCCGCAGCCCGTCGGGCCGACCACGGCGACGAACTCGCCGGGCTGCACGGACATGGTCAGATCGCGGACGGCCGTGTGCACGGAACCGGACCCGCTCGGGAACCGTTTCGTGGCTCCGGTGAGTTCGATCAGTGGGGGAACCATGGGGAGGTGACTCCTTCGTCACGTGGTGGGGCTCACGTTGGGAAGGGACGTTAAGTACGGGTGGCGCCCGCGTGAAGCTTGTCGACGTTCTCCGCGCGAGCTGTGCGTTCTGAATGTTTTGCTCATTTAGCGCACAGCGCTGACCAGGGGGTATGGTCCCTAGCCATGCCAAAGAGGGCGCTCTTCCCGCGCATGCGGTTCAGCAGGCAGGTGCTGCTGCTGCAGATCGGCGTGGTGCTCCTCGTCGTCGGGATCGGCGTCGCGCTGGTCAGCGTGCTGCTGAGCCACACGCTGACCGACCAGTACGGCCGCCGTGCGCTGGCCATCGCGAAGTCCGTCGCCGCGGACCCGGTCGTCGTCGCGAACGCGGCCGCGAAGCTCCCCGGCGGCCCGCTCGAGGAACGCGTCCTCGCCGTCACGAAGGCCAACGACGCCTTGTTCGTCGTGATCACCGACGACCAGGGCATCCGGCTCGCGCACCCGACGGCGAGCCTGATCGGCCAGCGGGTGAGCACCCCACCGGACGTCGCCCTCGCCGGCGGCGACGAAGTCAGCGCGGTGCAGAGCGGCACGCTCGGGCTCTCGGTGCGCAGCAAGACGCCGATCTGGCAGGGGCCGCGGGTGGTCGGCGAGGTCAGCGTCGGCTTCGAGGTCGGCGACCCGACCGGCGACTTCAACCGGTTGCTGACGATCACGCTGCTGTTCGCCGGCGGCGCGCTGCTGCTCGGCGCGGGCGCGTCCGCGCTGCTGAACCGGCGGCTGCGGCGCGTCACGCACGGCCTCGAACCGCACGAACTGACCGAGCTGCTCTACGAACGCGAAGCGGTGCTGCACGGGATCGGCGAGGGCGTCCTCGCGGTCGACGAGGCGAACCGCGTCTCGGTCCGCAACGACGAGGCCGAGCGCCTGCTCGGCACCGAGCTCCCGATCGGCGCGGCGCTGGCGGAACTCGAGCTCAGCCCGCGGCTGCACAAAGCCGTCGGCGAAGGCCTGCCGGTCGACAACCTCCTGGCCGTGGCCGGGAACCGCGTGCTGGTCGTCAATTCGCGCGCGGTCCGGCTGGACGACCGGCCGATCGGCACGGTGCTGACCTTCCGCGACCGCACCGACCTCGACGCGCTCACCCGCGAGCTCGACGGCATCCGCGCGCTGTCCGACGGCCTGCGCGCCCAGCGGCACGAGTTCGCGAACCGGCTGCACACGCTCCACGGGCTGCTCCAGCTCGGCCACCACACCGAGGCCGTCGAGTACCTGCAGACGCTGACGGATTCGCCGTCGGCGCGGCCGAGCGAGCTGGGCGACGCCGTCGCCGACCCGTACCTGCAGGCGCTGCTCGTCGCGAAAACCGAGCAGGCGCAGGAAAAGGGCCTCACGCTCAAGCTCGCCGACGACACCTGGGTGCCGACGACCGTGACCGACCCGATCGCCGCGAACACTGTGATCGGCAACCTCGTCGACAACGCCCTGCACGCGGCCCGGATGGGCCCGCGGCGGCCCGCGACGGTGGAAATCGGCCTGCTGGCTGAGGGCGACACCCTGCACGTGTCCGTTGTGGACAGTGGTCCGGGCGTACCCGAAGACCTGCGGCGCACGTTGTTCGACGAAGGCGTCTCGACGAAGATCGCGCCCGGTCACGGCCTCGGGCTGGCGCTCGCCCGGCAGGCCGCGCGCGCCCACGGCGGCGACGTCTGGCTGGCCGACCCCGGCGCGGGCGAGACGGGTGCCCTGTTCGTCGCCAAGCTGCCCGGAACGCTGACGGAGGACCGATGATCCGCACGCTCATCGTCGACGACGACTTCCGGGTCGCCGGCGTGCACGCCGGGTTCGTCGAGGAGGTCGACGGGTTCGCGGTGGTCGGCACCGCGCACACCGCCGCCGAGGCGCGCGCCCGCGTCCGCGAGCTGTCGCCGGACCTGGTCCTGCTCGACGTCTACCTGCCCGACGAGTCCGGCCTCGCCGTGCTCCCGGAGCTGCAGACCGACACGATCGTGCTGTCCGCGGCGACCGACAGCGCGTCGGTGGCCGCGGCGATCCGGGCCGGCGCGCTGAACTACCTGATCAAGCCGTTCACCACCCGCCAGCTCGCGGAGCGGCTGACGTCGTACGCGCGCTTCCGCGGCCTGCTCGCCGAGGACCGGGCCTTCGCGCAGGACGACGTCGACCGCGCGTACCGGGTGCTGCACGACCAGGACCGGACGTCCGCGCCGAAGGGCCAGTCGACGGCGACGTCCCGCCTGGTTTCCGAGCAGCTGCGGCGCGCGGGCCGTCCGCTGTCCGCGGCCGAAGTCGCCGGCGAGCTGGGCATGGCGCGAGCGACGGCGCAGCGGTACCTGACCGCGCTGGCGGAGTCGGGGACGGTCCAGATGCGGCTGCGCTACGGCGCCACCGGGCGCCCCGAGCACGAATACCGCTGGAGCGGCGCCTGAGTCAGCGCCCGCCCGTCTGACCGCCGTAGTGCTTCACCATGCTTTCGGCGACGTCGACCCAGGCCTGGACCGGGTTCGTGGTCGACGTCGGCGTGGTGGACGACGGCAGGTCGACCCGCGCCTCGTCCTCGGTCGAGGGCTTCTTGGGCTGCGGTTTCGCCTGGGCCTGGACCTGCCTCGGCGCGGGCTTCGCGGGCACCGGCACGAACACCGTCTTCGGCGGCGGCGCGACCACTGGCACCTGCGGGGCGGGCGGCTGGGGCGCGGGGGCCGCCGCGACCGCCGGGCGCGAATCGACCTGGGCCACCTCGTCGGCGGCCGGCGAGAACAGCCCGCCGGTGAACAGCCCGCCGCCCAGCCAGCCGGCCGCGACGAGCAGCACCGCGGCGCCGCTGCCCAGCCACGTGCGGGCGCGGCGCCGGATCACCACGGACTTCGGCCGCAGGTCCTGGTCGCACACCGGCGGCCGGGTGAAGATCGGCTCGCTCGCTTCGACGTCGTCGTCGGTGCGGCGGCGCCGGGGCAGGCTCGCCGCCAGGATGCCGGTGCGATCCAGCAGTTCGACCGCGGTGCGGTCGCTGGACGGACGGGTCGCACTGCGCGGTGCGGTGCGAAGCATCGGGACCTCCGGTGCGGGGGGCTCGCGGACCCCACGCATTCTGGACCATTTCTGACGATGCTGTCAGAAACGCAACCCCAATGAGTGAAGGTCAGCTCTCCATCTGCTTGAGCCCGAGCCGGGCCAAGACCGCCAGCGGGCGCTGGTAGGCCGAGCCGAGGACACGCGGGATGGCGTCGATGACGTAGGCGTCCGGCCCGATCAGGATCCGCGCGGACTTCCGTTCCACCCCACGCAGGATCGTCTCCGCCGCCTTCTCCGGCGTGGTGTGCGCGATCCGCTCGAAGCCCCGCGCGGCCTTCTCCTGGTCGCCGGCGTCGCTGCGCGCGTTGCGCACGATGTTGGTCTTGATCCCGCCGGGGTGCACGCAGCTCACCGCGACCGGGTGCCGCGCGATCAGCATTTCTTCGCGCAGCGCCTCGGTGAATCCGCGGACGGCGAACTTCGCCGCGTTGTACGCGCTCTGCGTCGGCACGCCGACGAACCCGAACACGCTGGAAATGTTGACGACGTGCCCTTCGCCGGAAGCGATCAGGTGCGGCAGGAACGCCTTCGTGCCGTTCACGACGCCGCCGAGGTTGACGCCCATGAGCCAGTCGTAGTCCTCGAAGGACATTTCCTCGACGGTCGCGCCGAGCGCCACGCCCGCGTTGTTCACGATGACGTTCGCGCCACCGAAGTCGCTGACGACCTCCTCGGCGTGGGCGAGCACGGCGGCCC is a genomic window of Amycolatopsis lexingtonensis containing:
- a CDS encoding SDR family oxidoreductase; translated protein: MKRFGDKVVVITGAGSGIGRALALEFSRRGARVALSDVNADNAAETAKLAGDNARAYTLDVADRAAVLAHAEEVVSDFGGANVIVNNAGVALGATVEEMSFEDYDWLMGVNLGGVVNGTKAFLPHLIASGEGHVVNISSVFGFVGVPTQSAYNAAKFAVRGFTEALREEMLIARHPVAVSCVHPGGIKTNIVRNARSDAGDQEKAARGFERIAHTTPEKAAETILRGVERKSARILIGPDAYVIDAIPRVLGSAYQRPLAVLARLGLKQMES
- a CDS encoding ABC transporter permease; this encodes MSLETSAAPAASLPVLETEQDILTRAKRASSRRKRNTWLLRLALVVVWLGSWELTATYWIDPFFYSKPSRIWQRLVEWVTSGTDFGSLWYQLWVTVEEALVGFAIGAVAGVIFGVILGRSRYLADVLAPFIKAANAVPRIVLASLFVIWFGLGLASKVATVVVLVFFVVFFNAFTGAREVDRNLIDNARILGAGRMQVIKAIVLPSATSWILSSLHTAFGFALIGAVVGEYAGSKAGIGFLISNAQGTFDSAGIYAAMIIITVVALVAEWGIGNLENRLLRWRPSMSTSSQTVI
- a CDS encoding ABC transporter ATP-binding protein, coding for MVPPLIELTGATKRFPSGSGSVHTAVRDLTMSVQPGEFVAVVGPTGCGKSTTLSLVSGLQPPSAGRVRVNGEDVKSIPDGVGYMFQTDAVMPWRSVLDNVASGPRFRGVPKAEARAQAVDWIARVGLAGFEKYYPHQLSGGMRKRVALAQTLVTKPKIMLMDEPFSALDVQTRALMQDELLRLWSGSGAAVIFVTHDLDEAIALADKVVVLTTSPATVKDVFEIPLERPRKVEDLRLTDEFRKLYADIWESLRSEVDKAREKGAANVA
- a CDS encoding sensor histidine kinase; this translates as MRFSRQVLLLQIGVVLLVVGIGVALVSVLLSHTLTDQYGRRALAIAKSVAADPVVVANAAAKLPGGPLEERVLAVTKANDALFVVITDDQGIRLAHPTASLIGQRVSTPPDVALAGGDEVSAVQSGTLGLSVRSKTPIWQGPRVVGEVSVGFEVGDPTGDFNRLLTITLLFAGGALLLGAGASALLNRRLRRVTHGLEPHELTELLYEREAVLHGIGEGVLAVDEANRVSVRNDEAERLLGTELPIGAALAELELSPRLHKAVGEGLPVDNLLAVAGNRVLVVNSRAVRLDDRPIGTVLTFRDRTDLDALTRELDGIRALSDGLRAQRHEFANRLHTLHGLLQLGHHTEAVEYLQTLTDSPSARPSELGDAVADPYLQALLVAKTEQAQEKGLTLKLADDTWVPTTVTDPIAANTVIGNLVDNALHAARMGPRRPATVEIGLLAEGDTLHVSVVDSGPGVPEDLRRTLFDEGVSTKIAPGHGLGLALARQAARAHGGDVWLADPGAGETGALFVAKLPGTLTEDR
- a CDS encoding response regulator produces the protein MIRTLIVDDDFRVAGVHAGFVEEVDGFAVVGTAHTAAEARARVRELSPDLVLLDVYLPDESGLAVLPELQTDTIVLSAATDSASVAAAIRAGALNYLIKPFTTRQLAERLTSYARFRGLLAEDRAFAQDDVDRAYRVLHDQDRTSAPKGQSTATSRLVSEQLRRAGRPLSAAEVAGELGMARATAQRYLTALAESGTVQMRLRYGATGRPEHEYRWSGA